The genome window CTATTAGCGCTGCCAGCAACGTGTGTTGCACCGTATGGTGTTCCACCTGTTTGTGTTGCAAGTAGTTCGGGTACATCGTACGGCACGCCCAGTAGCATCATACCGTGGTGTAATAGTGGCAGAGATAAGTTAAGTAAGGTTGCTTCATTACCACCATGCATACTGCTTGATGACGAAAACACACACGCTGGCTTATCTATTAACTGACCTTTTAACCATAAGTCGCTGGTGGTTTCCCAAAAGCTTTTAGCTTGAGAGGCCATCATGCCAAATCGGGTTGGAGTACCAAATGCTAAACCATCGCAATTTATTAAATCATCTTTGGTGATCACAATGTCGTGCGCATTTTTAGCCACAAAGGTACGAAGTAGTGCACTAGCACCTTGTTGCTCTATCGACTCTGCTATTTCGTGAGCCATTGCTTCAACTGAGCCATGGCTTGAGTGATAAAGCACCACTATGGTTGCACTCATTATAAAACGCTTAGTACGTTTTCTGGTGGACGACCAATCGCTGCTTTATTGTTATTCACTACAATAGGGCGTTCAATTAGTTTTGGATTTTGTACCATGGCATCTATTAATGCTGATTCACTGCTTTCATCTTTTAAATTAAGTGCTTTGTAGTCATCTTCTTTTGTGCGCATTAATTCACGTACGGATGAAAAACCAAGTTGGATTACAAGCGTTGAAATTTGCTCGTGTGTAAGAGGCGTTTTTAAATACTCTACAACACTTGGCTCTATTGCTTTACTTTGCAGTAGCGCTAGCGTTTCGCGTGATTTAGAACAACGAGGGTTGTGGTAAATAGTAACAGACATAAAATGATTCCAAAGTGTGAATTGCGTCTATTTTAGGGTAAGCGCTTGCAGACTTAAAGTCTTGCAAGCTCTTTTTGTAAAAGTCGATACTGGGTAAGTAGTGCTTTTAAACGTTGTTGCTTTACAAGTTGAGTAGGCTCTACAAAGTTTAGTGCTTTTTGTACTTCGTCTGCGGCTTTTAAATAAGCACCATATTGCGCTAATACATCGGCGTTAGCTTCGTGATAAGAGGCTAATTTATCTTGTTTTTTATACGCGTCTGCAAGGAGTTGTTTGCCTAAGTTATGATCTGGCTTTTCGAGTAAAAAACTCTTTAAAATATTTTCAGCAAGCTCATATTGCTCAGC of Pseudoalteromonas arctica A 37-1-2 contains these proteins:
- the wrbA gene encoding NAD(P)H:quinone oxidoreductase, translated to MSATIVVLYHSSHGSVEAMAHEIAESIEQQGASALLRTFVAKNAHDIVITKDDLINCDGLAFGTPTRFGMMASQAKSFWETTSDLWLKGQLIDKPACVFSSSSSMHGGNEATLLNLSLPLLHHGMMLLGVPYDVPELLATQTGGTPYGATHVAGSANSAQLSKDEIKICQSVGKRLTHIARKLK
- the arsC gene encoding arsenate reductase (glutaredoxin) (This arsenate reductase requires both glutathione and glutaredoxin to convert arsenate to arsenite, after which the efflux transporter formed by ArsA and ArsB can extrude the arsenite from the cell, providing resistance.), whose protein sequence is MSVTIYHNPRCSKSRETLALLQSKAIEPSVVEYLKTPLTHEQISTLVIQLGFSSVRELMRTKEDDYKALNLKDESSESALIDAMVQNPKLIERPIVVNNNKAAIGRPPENVLSVL